The proteins below are encoded in one region of Trichocoleus desertorum ATA4-8-CV12:
- a CDS encoding LL-diaminopimelate aminotransferase, producing the protein MQFAKRLSPLQSNVFADMDQAKARARAAGRDLIDLSLGSSDLPAAEHVVEAIAQSLSDTSTHGYLLFHGTQAFRQAAATWYQQKFGVAVNPETEVLPLVGSQEGTAHLPLAVLDPGDFALLLDPGYPSHAGGVYLASGQIYPMPLLAENNFLPIFADIPAPVLAQSRMMVLSYPHNPTAAIAPLSFFQEAVAFCQQHNLVLVHDFPYADLVFDGTALPSVLQADPNKSVSIEFFTLSKSYNMGGFRIGYAIGNAELIRALRQVKAAVDFNQYRGILNGAIAALTGPQESIQVTLETFRQRRDAFVTALNRIGWQVPMPTATMYVWAKLPERWSQNSMEFCTQMVEATGVAASPGAGFGKSGEGYVRFALVHQPGILETAVERIAQFLKAS; encoded by the coding sequence ATGCAATTTGCCAAGCGTCTGTCACCCCTTCAATCGAATGTGTTTGCTGATATGGATCAGGCGAAAGCTAGAGCCAGAGCAGCAGGCCGAGACTTGATTGACTTGTCGCTTGGCTCCTCTGATTTACCTGCGGCTGAGCATGTAGTCGAGGCGATCGCTCAATCCCTCTCAGATACCAGTACCCACGGTTATTTGCTGTTTCATGGCACTCAAGCTTTCCGCCAAGCCGCAGCTACCTGGTATCAACAAAAGTTTGGTGTGGCAGTTAACCCAGAAACCGAAGTTTTACCTCTAGTTGGCTCTCAAGAAGGCACAGCTCATTTACCTTTAGCAGTGCTCGATCCCGGAGATTTTGCGCTCCTATTAGATCCGGGTTATCCCTCTCATGCAGGAGGAGTTTATTTAGCTAGTGGGCAAATTTATCCCATGCCTCTGCTAGCTGAAAATAATTTCTTACCTATTTTTGCAGATATTCCCGCTCCAGTTTTGGCTCAGTCCCGCATGATGGTGTTGAGCTATCCTCACAACCCCACTGCTGCGATCGCGCCTCTATCCTTTTTTCAAGAAGCAGTCGCCTTCTGCCAGCAGCACAACCTGGTTTTAGTACATGACTTTCCTTACGCTGATTTAGTGTTTGATGGCACAGCTTTACCCTCTGTACTACAAGCTGACCCAAACAAGAGCGTATCTATCGAATTTTTTACCCTTTCCAAGTCCTACAACATGGGTGGATTTCGGATTGGATATGCGATCGGTAATGCCGAACTGATTCGAGCTTTGCGTCAGGTGAAAGCTGCTGTGGACTTCAACCAATACCGAGGCATCTTGAATGGGGCGATCGCCGCTCTCACAGGCCCTCAGGAAAGTATTCAAGTCACTTTAGAAACCTTTCGGCAGCGACGCGACGCTTTTGTGACGGCCCTCAATCGCATTGGTTGGCAAGTACCCATGCCTACCGCCACGATGTATGTATGGGCCAAATTACCTGAGCGTTGGAGCCAAAATTCGATGGAGTTTTGCACTCAAATGGTTGAGGCAACCGGAGTTGCCGCCTCTCCCGGTGCTGGCTTTGGCAAATCGGGTGAAGGTTACGTCCGCTTTGCTTTAGTTCATCAACCAGGCATTTTAGAAACCGCTGTTGAGCGAATCGCTCAATTCCTCAAGGCTTCCTGA